In Phyllopteryx taeniolatus isolate TA_2022b chromosome 22, UOR_Ptae_1.2, whole genome shotgun sequence, one DNA window encodes the following:
- the ano6 gene encoding anoctamin-6 isoform X2, with translation MYEVMEKEEYAFQPADLPDGPRFCPQAEFNDKPDSLFFNDGVRRIDFILVYEDEDRKEFEKRHTFARRKRRREYFEASLMKMGMELEATRSVADDNLMFVKVHMPWDTLCTYAEVLHIKLPIQPNDLSSQRSPWWHWLSVVTKPFYPDESLITKEAEFFTAPFEKDRLEYFYVKDKDLFFTSSMRNRMTYYILSRAPYEIRGSVKKFGIRKLLDGGVYKAAYPLHDCRFNVKSQEEGCPNERFRLYKEWAHPKSFYKMQPLVLIRKYYGEKIGIYFAWLGFYTIMLALAAVVGLSCFIYGYKTQETSTWSKEVCDPNIGGKIVMCPQCDQECKYWRLNSTCEASKKLCIFDNFGTLVFAVFMAIWVTLFLEFWKRYQAELEYQWDTVEFLEQEEPPRPEYEAKCIYERKNPVTGMKEKVPYTTCGRCIRVSIGIGTVLFWILLIVASIVAITVYRLAAFFAFSARLRAQDLKELEPLKEYVTPQMATSVTASLISFVVIMILNMLYERVAIWITNFELPRTKTDYENSLTLKMFLFQFVNYYSSCFYIAFAKGKAVGYPGRPVYLLGKYRNEECDPGGCLIELTTQLSIIMGGKAIWNNIQEVLLPWVKNLIFRHCTRASSQKVIPRWEQDYQLQSMSNLGLFYEYLEMVIQFGFVTLFVASFPLAPVLALVNNLFEIRVDAWKITTQFRRIVPEKAQDIGAWQPILQGVAILAVATNAMIIAFTSDMIPRLVYYWSFSVYPYGERDSQTMQGYIESSLSIFNISDFSNFSRPLSAPYNISTCRYRDFRYPPGHPKEYEYNIYYWHVIAAKMAFIIVVEHIVYLTKFILSYVIPDVPYAVKEQMKREKYLTQVILHETNLKLVTKRLKPAHDAAHKNSEGKSANQEIELNLDF, from the exons AGACGGCGGGAATACTTTGAGGCCAGCCTGATGAAAATGGGAATGGAGTTAGAGGCGACACGATCT GTGGCGGACGACAACCTGATGTTCGTCAAAGTGCACATGCCGTGGGACACGCTGTGCACGTACGCCGAGGTGCTGCACATCAAGCTGCCCATCCAGCCCAACGACCTGTCGTCGCAGCGCTCGCCGTGGTGGCACTGGCTGTCGGTGGTCACCAAGCCCTTCTACCCGGACGAGAGCCTCATCACCAAGGAGGCCGAGTTCTTCACCGCCCCCTTCGAGAAAGACCGTCTGGAGTACTTCTACGTCAAGGACAAGGACCTTTTCTTCACATCATCCATGAGGAACAGGATG ACTTATTACATTTTGAGTCGAGCTCCCTATGAGATACGAGGCAGCGTGAAGAAGTTTGGCATCCGAAAACTGTTAGACGGCGGCGTTTACAAAGCTGCGTACCCGCTCCACGAC TGCAGGTTCAATGTGAAGTCCCAAGAAGAAGGCTGCCCCAACGAGAGATTCCGCCTCTACAAAGAATGGGCACACCCCAAAAGCTTCTACAAGATGCAGCCACTAGTCCTCATAAG GAAGTACTACGGCGAGAAGATTGGAATTTATTTCGCCTGGTTGGGCTTCTACACCATCATGTTGGCTCTGGCTGCTGTTGTGGGTCTCAGTTGTTTCATATACGGATACAAAACGCAAGAAACCAGCACGTGGAG CAAAGAGGTCTGCGACCCAAACATTGGAGGCAAAATAGTGATGTGCCCGCAGTGCGACCAGGAGTGCAAATACTGGCGGTTAAACAGCACTTGTGAAGCGTCAAag aAACTGTGCATATTTGACAATTTCGGCACTCTGGTGTTTGCAGTTTTCATGGCAATCTGGG TGACGCTGTTCCTGGAATTTTGGAAGCGCTACCAGGCCGAGCTGGAATACCAGTGGGACACTGTGGAGTTCCTGGAGCAGGAGGAGCCGCCCCGGCCAGAATATGAGGCCAAGTGTATATACGAGAGGAAAAACCCAGTCACAGGG ATGAAAGAAAAAGTGCCATACACAACCTGTGGACGATGCATTCGGGTGTCAATAGGAATAGGGACAGTTTTATTCTGG ATCCTGCTAATTGTGGCGTCCATCGTGGCCATCACCGTGTACCGCCTGGCCGCCTTCTTCGCCTTCTCGGCCAGGCTGCGAGCGCAGGACCTGAAGGAGCTGGAACCCCTCAAGGAGTACGTGACGCCGCAGATGGCCACGTCGGTCACGGCCTCGCTCATCAGCTTCGTGGTCATCATGATCCTTAACATGCTGTACGAGCGGGTCGCCATCTGGATCACCAACTTCG AGCTGCCAAGGACAAAGACTGACTATGAGAACAGCCTGACGCTCAAGATGTTCCTCTTCCAGTTTGTCAACTATTACTCGTCTTGTTTTTACATCGCTTTCGCCAAAGGGAAAGCCGTCGGTTATCCCGGACGACCCGTCTACCTCTTGGGAAAATACCGCAATGAGGAG tgtgATCCTGGTGGATGTCTGATTGAACTGACCACCCAGCTGTCAATCATCATGGGCGGTAAAGCCATCTGGAACAACATTCAAGAGGTCCTATTACC GTGGGTGAAAAATTTGATCTTCCGCCACTGCACGCGTGCGTCGTCGCAGAAGGTGATTCCTCGCTGGGAGCAGGACTACCAGCTTCAGTCCATGTCCAACCTGGGACTCTTCTATGAGTATCTGGAAATGG TCATCCAGTTTGGCTTCGTCACCCTTTTCGTGGCCTCCTTCCCCTTGGCTCCGGTCCTGGCGCTGGTCAACAACCTGTTCGAAATCCGCGTGGACGCCTGGAAAATCACCACGCAGTTCCGCCGCATCGTTCCGGAGAAGGCCCAGGACATCGGCGCCTGGCAGCCCATCCTTCAAGGCGTCGCCATCCTGGCCGTCGCCACCAAT GCTATGATCATCGCCTTCACCTCCGACATGATCCCACGGCTGGTCTACTACTGGTCTTTCTCCGTGTACCCGTATGGAGAGCGCGATTCTCAAACCATGCAGGGCTACATCGAAAGCTCCCTGTCCATCTTCAACATCAGCGATTTCTCCAACTTCAGCAGGCCTCTGAGCGCGCCGTACAACATCAGTACCTGCAG gtatCGAGATTTCCGCTACCCTCCTGGGCACCCTAAGGAGTACGAGTACAACATCTACTACTGGCATGTGATCGCTGCCAAAATGGCGTTTATAATTGTTGTCGAG CACATCGTTTACTTGACCAAGTTCATCCTGTCCTATGTCATCCCCGACGTGCCGTACGCCGTCAAAGAGCAAATGAAGCGGGAGAAGTACCTGACCCAGGTGATCCTGCATGAGACGAACCTCAAGCTGGTCACCAAGCGTTTGAAGCCGGCCCACGACGCCGCGCACAAGAACTCGGAGGGCAAGTCAGCGAACCAGGAAATTGAGCTGAATCTGGATTTTTGA